The following coding sequences lie in one Methanopyrus sp. SNP6 genomic window:
- a CDS encoding flavodoxin family protein: MILGISGSPREGNTEYLVRVALEAAEEVSGEETEFITVRDMDISPCRACGECLRTGECVIDDDMHDVYELMLECDGMIVGSPVYYGGVSAQLKALMDRTRPLRVNWELKDKVGGAIAVGGARNGGQEHTLRDIQNFFMIHAMIVVGDSDPTAHFGGAGVGLEPGDVEKDETGVETARNTGRRVGEVVKLIKGR; the protein is encoded by the coding sequence ATGATTTTAGGCATATCCGGAAGCCCGAGAGAGGGGAACACGGAGTACCTCGTGAGGGTTGCCCTCGAGGCTGCGGAGGAAGTGTCCGGTGAGGAGACGGAATTCATCACCGTGCGGGACATGGACATCTCACCCTGCAGGGCGTGTGGCGAGTGTCTGAGAACTGGCGAGTGCGTCATAGATGACGATATGCACGACGTTTACGAGCTGATGCTCGAATGTGACGGGATGATCGTGGGCTCCCCCGTGTACTACGGCGGCGTGAGTGCGCAACTGAAGGCGTTGATGGACAGAACACGTCCACTGCGAGTGAATTGGGAGTTGAAAGACAAAGTCGGGGGAGCCATCGCCGTAGGAGGTGCTCGTAACGGAGGTCAAGAACACACACTACGGGACATCCAGAACTTCTTCATGATCCACGCCATGATCGTGGTCGGGGACTCGGATCCCACGGCACACTTCGGTGGCGCGGGCGTGGGACTTGAGCCAGGAGACGTGGAGAAGGATGAAACTGGCGTCGAAACGGCTCGTAATACCGGTCGTCGTGTGGGCGAAGTTGTCAAATTGATCAAGGGTCGATAA
- a CDS encoding argininosuccinate synthase: MSRVVLAYSGGLDTSVCIELLRERYGYDEVITVTADVGQPEEELREAEEKARKLADEHFTVDCVDEFVREYCWRAVKANATYEGYPLSTALARPLIAQKVLEVAREVDADAVAHGCTGKGNDQFRFESYLRAHGGEEFEIVAPVRDLDLTRHEEIAYAEERGIPVPVDVDSPYSVDENLWGRSIEGGVLEDPSEEPPEEVFEWTVSPAEAPDEPEVVEIEFERGVPVEVDGRDDPVEIVRYLNETAGGHGVGRIDIVEDRVIGLKSREVYEAPAAVTLLEAHRALEAFTLTRRELSLKASLEEEWARLVYDGLWFDPLREHLEAFFDSTQRHVEGTVCVKLFKGSSIVISRESPRALYEEELISYEEKQFDQRTAEGAVKLHGIQERLALRRRE; the protein is encoded by the coding sequence GTGTCGCGAGTAGTTCTCGCGTACTCAGGAGGCTTGGACACTTCGGTTTGCATCGAACTCCTGCGGGAACGGTACGGTTACGACGAGGTGATCACGGTGACTGCGGACGTGGGCCAGCCGGAGGAGGAGCTGCGGGAGGCGGAGGAGAAGGCACGGAAGCTCGCGGATGAGCACTTCACGGTCGACTGTGTGGATGAGTTCGTGCGCGAGTACTGCTGGCGAGCCGTGAAGGCGAATGCGACGTATGAGGGGTACCCCCTGAGTACGGCGCTGGCCCGACCGCTGATCGCACAGAAGGTCCTGGAAGTGGCGCGCGAGGTGGACGCGGACGCGGTCGCACACGGGTGCACGGGGAAGGGCAACGACCAGTTCCGCTTCGAGTCCTACCTGCGGGCTCACGGCGGTGAGGAGTTCGAGATCGTTGCTCCGGTTCGGGACCTGGACCTCACGCGCCACGAGGAGATAGCGTACGCCGAAGAGCGTGGGATTCCCGTCCCGGTGGACGTCGACAGTCCCTACAGCGTGGACGAAAACCTATGGGGCCGGTCGATCGAAGGCGGTGTCCTGGAAGATCCATCCGAGGAACCGCCAGAGGAGGTCTTCGAGTGGACCGTCAGTCCAGCGGAGGCCCCGGACGAGCCCGAGGTCGTGGAGATCGAGTTCGAGAGAGGCGTGCCCGTGGAGGTGGATGGGCGGGACGACCCGGTCGAGATCGTCCGGTACTTGAACGAGACCGCAGGCGGGCACGGTGTAGGCCGCATCGACATCGTCGAGGACCGAGTAATCGGATTGAAGTCACGTGAAGTGTACGAGGCTCCGGCAGCGGTGACGCTGCTCGAGGCGCACCGGGCGTTGGAGGCGTTCACCCTAACACGCCGGGAGCTGTCGCTGAAAGCATCACTGGAGGAAGAGTGGGCGCGACTCGTCTATGACGGGCTGTGGTTCGATCCCCTGCGCGAGCACCTGGAGGCCTTCTTCGACTCGACGCAGCGGCACGTGGAAGGGACCGTATGCGTGAAGTTGTTCAAAGGTTCCTCGATCGTAATCTCACGGGAATCCCCGCGGGCGCTCTACGAGGAGGAGTTGATATCGTACGAAGAAAAGCAGTTCGATCAGCGGACTGCTGAAGGTGCTGTAAAGCTACACGGGATCCAGGAACGGCTGGCTTTAAGACGTCGTGAGTGA
- a CDS encoding D-aminoacyl-tRNA deacylase encodes MVVLWNPDDPASKNIAESLTEDAEKLDTEDLQHYTVETWERDGVRFHLTVALGDLIEEDEARELSRKFDVIVFASRHESRTEKPSLTVHVPGNPTPEAKFGGKPLEVCTADPEGMKAALLELKRFRDKRGLDYDVCYEVTHHGPRDPGAPCFFIEIGSDERRWADEEAGEACARAILATVDPPDVKAVVGYGGGHYAPAHTDAALSDRKLAYGHIVPDYAVDHDYLRDQFLEVVDKTPRAREIIVDDRNLDPGIVERLEDLAHDRGLHLRDVEEVK; translated from the coding sequence GTGGTGGTACTGTGGAACCCGGACGACCCAGCCTCTAAAAACATCGCGGAAAGCCTGACAGAGGACGCCGAAAAGCTCGATACCGAGGATCTCCAACACTACACCGTCGAAACCTGGGAACGTGACGGTGTCCGCTTCCACCTGACCGTCGCCCTCGGCGACCTCATCGAGGAGGACGAGGCACGAGAACTCTCCCGTAAATTCGACGTCATCGTGTTCGCCTCACGCCACGAGAGCAGGACCGAGAAACCCTCACTCACAGTGCACGTACCTGGTAATCCGACCCCTGAGGCCAAGTTCGGCGGTAAGCCGTTGGAGGTCTGTACGGCCGATCCTGAGGGTATGAAGGCAGCCCTCCTCGAGCTCAAACGCTTCCGGGATAAGCGTGGCCTGGATTACGACGTCTGCTACGAGGTAACGCACCATGGTCCTCGTGATCCGGGAGCTCCCTGCTTTTTCATCGAAATCGGTTCCGACGAGAGGCGCTGGGCAGATGAAGAAGCCGGAGAGGCGTGCGCCCGCGCGATACTCGCGACCGTCGATCCACCAGACGTCAAAGCCGTGGTCGGCTACGGCGGCGGGCACTACGCCCCCGCCCACACCGACGCGGCCCTCTCAGATCGGAAGCTCGCTTACGGTCACATCGTACCGGACTACGCCGTAGATCACGACTATCTACGGGATCAGTTCCTCGAGGTGGTAGACAAGACCCCTAGGGCCCGCGAGATCATCGTCGACGACCGTAACCTCGATCCTGGGATCGTGGAGCGGCTCGAGGATCTCGCCCACGATCGCGGTCTCCATCTCCGTGATGTCGAGGAGGTAAAATGA
- the mtxX gene encoding methanogenesis marker protein Mmp4/MtxX, with amino-acid sequence MRIGIALSGEVPGATERVLRAVEHAGIDVVVYHDVELDADVEEVRAEDPGRALVEDLVEGRLDAAVRGAVSGRCVRELIDALNLPFTGRSTVLETEDRRVLLTPVGIDEGWDVGSLVKLGELAARFHRRLTQREPSVAVVSSGRLEDFGRRSEIDRWLADGELVARLLKERGMEVEHVGILVEEALERDVVLFVNGVLGNLAFRCLSLVAGFRSYGAPVLAALERGVVFVDTSRVQRASGYVRALRLAAELAGG; translated from the coding sequence GTGAGGATCGGGATAGCACTGTCCGGCGAGGTGCCGGGAGCTACGGAGCGTGTGTTGAGAGCCGTGGAACATGCGGGTATCGACGTCGTAGTGTATCACGACGTCGAACTCGACGCGGACGTGGAGGAAGTACGCGCGGAGGACCCGGGAAGAGCGTTAGTGGAGGACCTCGTCGAGGGTAGGTTAGACGCGGCGGTGCGGGGGGCGGTATCGGGACGGTGTGTACGGGAGCTGATCGACGCACTGAACCTGCCGTTCACTGGTCGATCGACGGTGCTCGAAACGGAGGATCGACGGGTGTTGCTGACCCCGGTGGGAATCGACGAGGGGTGGGATGTGGGATCCTTGGTGAAGTTGGGGGAACTAGCCGCGAGGTTCCATCGACGGCTGACTCAGCGGGAACCATCGGTCGCGGTAGTATCATCAGGACGACTGGAGGACTTCGGTAGGCGGTCGGAGATCGATCGGTGGTTGGCGGATGGGGAATTGGTCGCGCGGTTGTTGAAGGAGCGCGGGATGGAAGTTGAACACGTCGGAATTCTAGTTGAAGAAGCACTGGAACGGGACGTCGTACTGTTCGTGAACGGGGTTCTGGGAAACCTAGCGTTCCGATGCCTGTCACTGGTGGCGGGCTTCAGGAGTTACGGAGCGCCGGTGCTAGCGGCGCTCGAACGGGGCGTGGTGTTCGTGGACACCTCGCGAGTGCAGCGGGCGTCGGGCTACGTACGGGCGTTGCGACTGGCGGCCGAGCTGGCGGGGGGATGA
- a CDS encoding CBS domain-containing protein, which yields MPERLYVRDYMVTGVVQVRMTDTVRDAVREMVRAGVHGLAVVGPDGELVGVLEEEHIMDLVVERGRDWADILETTVEEVMDPEPAIVEPNDTLLDALEEMERKKTTRAFVLSCEGTPVGVVSVTDVLSAIVQS from the coding sequence ATGCCGGAGCGCCTGTACGTTAGGGACTACATGGTCACAGGTGTCGTTCAGGTCCGGATGACGGACACCGTGCGAGACGCCGTTCGTGAGATGGTCCGAGCCGGCGTACATGGGTTGGCCGTTGTGGGGCCTGACGGTGAGCTAGTAGGAGTGCTGGAAGAAGAGCACATAATGGATCTCGTGGTGGAGCGGGGGAGGGATTGGGCGGACATCCTGGAGACGACCGTCGAGGAAGTGATGGACCCCGAACCGGCTATCGTAGAGCCGAACGACACCCTCCTCGACGCACTTGAAGAGATGGAGCGCAAGAAGACCACTCGAGCTTTCGTGTTGAGCTGCGAGGGAACGCCCGTCGGTGTCGTCAGCGTCACAGATGTTCTGAGTGCGATCGTTCAGAGCTGA
- a CDS encoding class I SAM-dependent methyltransferase family protein, with protein MLSREEFVRRLEEELSEVADSVPRRWQELGDVVIIRLFDERAWKYRREVGRILREVTGARSVVALRFVNGTFREPVGEVVAGDRNAETIHQELGIRFKLDPTRVMFARGNLEERRRLLESDLEGELVFDMFAGIGHFTLPAALAGAKVVAAELNPVAYRYLVENVRLNGVMGRVQAFLGDCREVARFVQGVDRVLMGYLKGTLKFLPYACRAVRDDGILVVHEVFQKRWGEDRVAREVLDALPDGFEGEVLEVRRVKSFSPALDHYAVELRVRRRK; from the coding sequence GTGCTGTCCCGCGAGGAGTTCGTGCGTAGGTTGGAGGAGGAACTTTCGGAGGTTGCGGACTCAGTACCACGCCGTTGGCAGGAGCTTGGTGATGTGGTGATTATTCGGTTGTTCGATGAGCGGGCGTGGAAGTACCGACGGGAGGTTGGACGGATCCTTCGTGAAGTGACCGGAGCCCGATCGGTGGTGGCGCTACGCTTCGTGAATGGAACGTTTCGGGAGCCAGTGGGGGAAGTCGTAGCGGGAGATCGGAACGCAGAGACCATACACCAGGAGCTGGGAATCCGGTTCAAATTGGATCCGACGCGGGTGATGTTCGCTCGGGGGAACCTGGAAGAGCGCCGCCGGCTGCTGGAATCGGACCTGGAGGGGGAGCTGGTGTTCGACATGTTCGCCGGAATCGGTCACTTCACGCTACCGGCGGCACTGGCGGGTGCGAAGGTGGTGGCGGCGGAGCTGAACCCAGTGGCGTACCGGTACCTGGTGGAGAACGTGAGGCTGAACGGTGTAATGGGAAGGGTACAGGCGTTCTTAGGGGACTGTCGAGAGGTGGCACGGTTCGTGCAGGGAGTGGATCGGGTGTTGATGGGGTACCTGAAGGGGACGCTGAAGTTCCTTCCGTACGCTTGTCGGGCGGTACGGGACGATGGAATCTTGGTCGTACACGAGGTGTTCCAGAAGCGATGGGGTGAGGACCGGGTGGCCCGAGAAGTGCTGGACGCGCTGCCGGATGGCTTTGAAGGCGAAGTGCTGGAAGTACGGCGCGTGAAGAGTTTCTCCCCGGCGTTGGACCACTACGCGGTGGAACTACGGGTCCGACGGCGGAAGTAA
- a CDS encoding THUMP domain-containing protein, which produces MKVSLAGQTVDVKKILNEIPKRTVTAVLLENGEIVAVEEANDEHAERKLVRRYDVEGKVIFVTARPCLYCARELAEAGVAGVVYLGRGRGLGPYYLARSGVEVVEVHPDEPLSYDPVDRLDVLITFGGNPYLTEEDVAARVYCLLTGRGLDADIAPAPENLSGRVEIMVTRGDPDEAVELLKEEFPVFRIRRFLISGEFDRDGLRKRILEDIEPHILDPFAVKARIARAGTFSSSREAEVFIGDVLTSVGHEVDLDDPRTVVTVDVLGPRVSVGVEKR; this is translated from the coding sequence ATGAAGGTGAGCCTAGCGGGACAGACAGTGGATGTGAAGAAAATCCTGAACGAAATCCCGAAACGCACGGTCACAGCGGTCCTGCTAGAGAACGGGGAGATCGTAGCTGTCGAGGAAGCCAACGACGAGCACGCCGAGCGTAAGCTGGTACGACGATACGATGTTGAGGGGAAGGTCATCTTCGTGACCGCCAGACCGTGCCTTTACTGCGCTCGAGAACTAGCGGAAGCCGGTGTGGCGGGCGTCGTATACCTCGGCCGAGGCCGAGGTCTCGGCCCCTACTACCTGGCCAGGAGCGGCGTGGAGGTGGTGGAAGTCCACCCTGATGAGCCGCTAAGTTACGATCCGGTGGACCGGCTGGACGTGCTCATTACGTTCGGGGGTAACCCGTATCTCACCGAGGAGGACGTAGCCGCCCGAGTTTATTGCCTGCTGACGGGGCGTGGACTAGACGCAGACATCGCCCCGGCCCCAGAGAACCTCTCAGGTCGAGTCGAGATAATGGTGACTAGAGGCGACCCGGACGAGGCTGTCGAGCTCCTTAAGGAAGAGTTCCCCGTGTTCCGTATCAGGCGGTTCCTGATCAGCGGCGAATTCGACCGTGACGGGCTCAGGAAAAGAATCCTCGAGGACATTGAGCCCCACATCCTCGATCCTTTTGCCGTCAAGGCCCGGATCGCACGAGCCGGGACGTTCTCCTCTTCACGTGAAGCCGAGGTGTTCATAGGGGACGTACTCACATCCGTTGGTCACGAGGTCGACTTGGACGATCCGAGAACAGTCGTCACCGTAGACGTCTTGGGGCCGAGGGTGTCTGTCGGCGTTGAGAAGCGTTGA
- the rsmA gene encoding 16S rRNA (adenine(1518)-N(6)/adenine(1519)-N(6))-dimethyltransferase RsmA produces the protein MRSVEYLAYLRSKYGIRPRRRLGQHFMVDDNILEFMVEAAGIREDDVVLEIGAGPGLLTRYLMTRAGQVIAVELDGRMVEILERELGEAPNLEIVRADFLEYDVPDDVNKVVANIPYNISSPITFKLLELDIDVAVLTYQREFAERMVAEPGSKKYSRLTVMVNLLADAELLRGVPRSAFIPPPRVSSSVVRLTPKPEEERPDVDLDTLESVCRALFQHKNKTVRNALLLSAHEWAADRKQARKVLERLPKDILSERPLHLPPERVAELAAAIESALG, from the coding sequence TTGAGAAGCGTTGAGTACCTGGCGTACCTGCGATCCAAGTACGGTATCCGTCCAAGGCGACGCTTGGGTCAGCACTTCATGGTAGACGACAATATCCTCGAGTTCATGGTGGAGGCAGCTGGGATACGCGAGGACGACGTCGTGTTGGAGATAGGAGCCGGACCCGGACTTCTAACCCGTTACCTGATGACCCGAGCGGGTCAAGTGATCGCCGTCGAGCTAGACGGACGCATGGTGGAGATTCTGGAGCGAGAGCTAGGTGAGGCTCCTAACCTCGAGATAGTACGGGCCGACTTCTTGGAGTACGACGTTCCGGACGACGTGAACAAGGTCGTGGCCAACATTCCCTACAACATCTCATCTCCTATCACGTTCAAGCTTCTGGAGCTGGACATCGACGTCGCGGTGTTGACCTACCAACGGGAATTCGCCGAGCGAATGGTGGCAGAACCCGGATCAAAAAAATACAGCCGACTCACCGTGATGGTGAACTTACTAGCGGACGCAGAGCTCCTCAGGGGAGTACCACGTAGTGCCTTCATCCCTCCCCCACGCGTGAGCTCCTCCGTGGTCCGACTGACACCCAAGCCGGAGGAGGAGCGTCCCGACGTGGATCTGGACACCTTGGAATCCGTATGTCGAGCCCTCTTCCAGCACAAGAACAAAACGGTGAGGAACGCGTTACTTCTCTCCGCTCATGAGTGGGCAGCCGATCGCAAGCAGGCTCGGAAGGTACTGGAAAGGCTCCCTAAAGACATACTATCCGAGCGTCCGCTCCATCTACCTCCAGAACGTGTGGCAGAGCTCGCCGCCGCTATCGAGAGTGCACTGGGGTAG